Proteins encoded by one window of Kribbella flavida DSM 17836:
- a CDS encoding FHA domain-containing protein FhaB/FipA, translating into MSELTLTLIKLGFLALLWMFVLAVLSVIRSDLFGAKVDSRALAGAVPAAGRTPKPAKPVKKKKGLPGSVTIADGPQAGVGAALGDEPVVIGRGSDCQIRLDDDYSSTRHARVFQSEGQWWVEDLGSTNGTYLDGQRVTRPVPAEIGGSIRIGRTTLNIAK; encoded by the coding sequence ATGTCGGAACTGACGCTGACCCTGATCAAACTGGGGTTCCTCGCCCTGCTCTGGATGTTCGTCCTGGCGGTGCTGTCCGTGATCCGCTCGGACCTGTTCGGGGCGAAGGTGGACAGCCGGGCGCTGGCCGGCGCCGTCCCGGCCGCGGGCCGGACCCCGAAACCGGCGAAACCGGTCAAGAAGAAGAAGGGCCTGCCCGGCTCGGTGACCATCGCCGACGGCCCGCAGGCCGGCGTGGGCGCCGCCCTGGGCGACGAGCCGGTGGTGATCGGCCGTGGCTCGGACTGCCAGATCCGGCTCGACGACGACTACTCCTCCACCCGGCACGCCCGGGTGTTCCAGTCCGAGGGGCAGTGGTGGGTCGAGGACCTCGGTTCCACCAACGGCACCTATCTCGACGGCCAGCGGGTGACCCGGCCGGTGCCGGCCGAGATCGGCGGATCGATCCGGATCGGCCGCACGACGCTGAACATCGCGAAGTAG
- a CDS encoding helix-turn-helix domain-containing protein — protein sequence MQDGALLDAREEQAYRLLVGLSVARAQDLAEVAELPQQEIDELLQRLQAKGLVAVSPGDEPVFRPLPPDVALGTTLLRQQESLESARKTVASLSEEFRASASRRDAHHLVEVIVGATALRDRLRDLQESAREEILWFCRANPLAMQGAENTEEYGALSRGVRYRAIYERALLETPGELDTIAEGVSWGEEARTLPSLPVRLAIVDRATAVCPLVRDNELGIGEPTAAVIGRGQLLDALLALFESHWEAATPVKLQADDAEVGEGLDGSERFLLSLMVAGVPDKSIASQLGISRRTVQRRLDRMMALAGVDTRTGLAFQAAKRKWL from the coding sequence ATGCAGGACGGCGCGTTGCTGGACGCTCGGGAGGAGCAGGCCTACCGCCTGCTGGTGGGGCTGTCCGTGGCGCGGGCCCAGGACCTTGCCGAGGTCGCCGAGCTTCCGCAGCAGGAGATCGACGAGCTGCTGCAGCGGCTGCAGGCCAAGGGGCTGGTCGCGGTGTCACCGGGCGACGAGCCGGTGTTCCGGCCGCTGCCGCCCGATGTCGCTCTCGGTACGACGCTGCTGCGGCAGCAGGAGTCGCTGGAGTCGGCACGGAAGACCGTGGCGTCGCTGAGCGAGGAGTTCCGCGCCAGCGCGAGCCGCCGGGACGCCCACCACCTGGTCGAGGTGATCGTCGGTGCGACCGCGCTGCGGGACCGCCTGCGCGACCTGCAGGAGTCGGCGCGGGAGGAGATCCTCTGGTTCTGCCGGGCCAACCCGCTGGCGATGCAGGGCGCCGAGAACACCGAGGAGTACGGCGCGCTGAGCCGTGGCGTCCGCTACCGGGCCATCTACGAGCGGGCGCTGCTGGAGACGCCCGGTGAGCTGGACACCATCGCCGAGGGAGTCAGCTGGGGAGAAGAGGCCCGCACGCTGCCCAGCCTTCCGGTCCGGCTGGCCATCGTCGACCGGGCGACTGCTGTCTGCCCGCTGGTCCGTGACAACGAGCTCGGCATCGGTGAGCCGACCGCCGCGGTGATCGGCCGCGGCCAGTTGCTGGATGCGCTGCTGGCGCTGTTCGAGAGCCACTGGGAGGCGGCGACGCCGGTCAAGCTGCAGGCCGACGACGCCGAGGTCGGCGAAGGACTGGACGGCTCGGAGCGGTTCCTGCTGTCGCTGATGGTGGCCGGCGTACCGGACAAGTCGATCGCGTCGCAGCTGGGCATCAGCCGGCGGACGGTGCAGCGCCGGCTCGACCGGATGATGGCGCTGGCCGGCGTCGACACCCGGACCGGACTCGCCTTCCAGGCCGCCAAGCGCAAGTGGCTGTGA
- a CDS encoding PP2C family protein-serine/threonine phosphatase: MTLSLDYAALSDVGRVRRNNEDSAYAGPHLLLLADGMGGAAAGEVASAAAVQVLRRLDTATITGEDMIEALAGAVHRANERLSELVEEDPEREGMGSTVTALMFDGEQLGLAHLGDSRAYRMRDGRLQQLSHDHTFVQSLVDEGRISQEEAFTHPHRNLILRVLDGRPDSDPDLQMLDVQAGDRLLLCSDGLPDYVNDDVIAAAMADGTPDSVVVDLITHALEAGSNDNVTCIVADVVETAQTGAGAPQLVGAAAELAQGGTGGAEPTIAVRGGGGEGAGASESGEHLDPEELRYAPRPPKRFIWLRRLGALAVVLALVAGGGWFAYSWSQQQYYVGTDGDYVAIYRGVDEQVPGLTLSRVHEQKTLEVDKLPTYNREQVEGTIQADDLAAAREIVEELQRAADACAGQQAKTTPSPRPGTPAPSTPPASGKPVVSKPPVSVPVAPPSSTPTNGAVGPDDCDGVR; the protein is encoded by the coding sequence ATGACCCTGTCGCTCGACTACGCCGCACTGTCCGACGTCGGACGCGTCCGGCGCAACAACGAGGACTCCGCGTACGCCGGTCCGCACCTGCTGCTGCTCGCCGACGGCATGGGCGGCGCCGCGGCGGGCGAGGTGGCCAGCGCGGCCGCCGTCCAGGTGCTGCGCCGGCTGGACACCGCGACGATCACCGGCGAGGACATGATCGAGGCGCTCGCCGGCGCCGTGCACCGCGCCAACGAGCGGCTCTCCGAACTGGTCGAGGAGGACCCCGAGCGCGAGGGCATGGGCTCCACGGTGACCGCGCTGATGTTCGACGGCGAGCAGCTCGGGCTGGCCCACCTCGGCGACTCCCGGGCCTACCGGATGCGCGACGGCCGGTTGCAGCAGCTCAGCCACGACCACACGTTCGTCCAGTCGCTGGTCGACGAGGGCCGGATCTCCCAGGAGGAGGCCTTCACCCACCCGCACCGCAACCTGATCCTGCGGGTGCTGGACGGCCGGCCCGACTCCGACCCGGACCTGCAGATGCTCGACGTCCAGGCCGGCGACCGGCTGCTGCTGTGCAGTGACGGCCTGCCGGACTACGTCAACGACGACGTGATCGCCGCCGCGATGGCCGACGGTACGCCGGACTCGGTGGTCGTCGACCTGATCACGCACGCACTCGAGGCCGGCTCGAACGACAACGTCACCTGCATCGTCGCCGACGTGGTGGAGACCGCCCAGACCGGCGCGGGCGCGCCTCAGCTCGTCGGAGCCGCCGCGGAGCTCGCCCAGGGCGGGACCGGCGGGGCGGAGCCGACGATCGCCGTCCGCGGTGGTGGCGGCGAGGGGGCCGGGGCCAGCGAGTCCGGCGAGCACCTCGACCCCGAGGAGCTCCGGTACGCGCCGCGCCCGCCGAAGCGGTTCATCTGGCTGCGCCGGCTCGGCGCGCTCGCGGTCGTGCTGGCCCTGGTCGCCGGCGGCGGCTGGTTCGCGTACAGCTGGTCCCAGCAGCAGTACTACGTCGGGACCGACGGCGACTACGTGGCGATCTACCGCGGCGTCGACGAGCAGGTCCCTGGGCTCACGCTGTCCAGGGTGCACGAGCAGAAGACGCTCGAGGTCGACAAGCTGCCGACGTACAACCGTGAGCAGGTGGAGGGCACGATCCAGGCCGACGACCTGGCCGCGGCCCGCGAGATCGTCGAGGAGCTGCAGCGCGCCGCCGACGCGTGCGCCGGGCAGCAGGCGAAGACGACGCCGTCACCGCGGCCCGGGACCCCGGCGCCGTCCACGCCGCCGGCCAGCGGCAAGCCGGTGGTGTCGAAGCCGCCGGTCAGCGTCCCGGTCGCACCGCCCAGCTCGACGCCGACCAACGGCGCGGTCGGACCCGACGACTGCGACGGGGTCCGATGA
- a CDS encoding S8 family peptidase yields MSTPVQKAALFAAGLALAATSSLTATAAPPGPAAQAASPVAAGKAQKVTLITGDVVEIADAGAGKKSATVLPAPGRERVAFHTVEVDGGLRVLPSDAVPYISSGLVDSDLFDVEELLADGYGDAATGTLPLIVRYADGARIQSLAGTTNNRPLASIGGAAVSATKAELPGLWESLKPAAPTARSLDQGVSKVWLDGKVKPVLDRSVAQIGAPAAWQAGLEGSGIEVAVLDTGVDAHHPDLAGKVQKAEDFSGSPTGAEDHFGHGTHVAATIAGTGAGAGGTRKGVAPKADLLVGKVLGDDGSGYESWIIAGMEWAAAEGAKVVNMSLGGGATDGTDPLSQAVNDITADSGTLFVVAAGNEGQDQSVGTPGAAAAALTVGAVDRNDALADFSSRGPRVGDSGLKPEITAPGVDIVAARATGTAMGTPLDNLYTAASGTSMATPHVAGAAVLLAQAHPDWTADRIKNALTSTAKTTPDLSVYAQGTGRVDLARAVAQKVYATGVADFGLTGVGSSPTTRPITYRNDTPAPVTLNLAVDVDNLDSHQPETDAFGVPATVTVPAGGSVDVPLALDPAKLERGLFSGWLVATGPNGVSVRTAVGSLKAGPTHQVRLRAVGLDGQPTGVPVISLYGDNPRSDTLAWLDDGQTLTAQVEEGTYLLHSLVENNDPQDEKVSLFTDPNIVVDRDREIVIDARKAAPITIHTPKPSEQRAVLSYYVHREYPNGRKVSHGVMHFSTVSQVLVTPTRPVKGGSFEFASRWQLVAPLVQASVQGVSGPLDINLLHRSPSYEGRKRFSLVAAGPDLRGVKGAIAVLESSEDGWGNGSEQDQIAEAAKAGAAGVILVRPADWSAWTVWVPTGEREPIPAMVTTQRDGARLVNRAKAGRATIDLTLTTSSPYLYDVFQVSAGHIPAKIDHRVTTANSARISTSYADNGGFGWAKEQRFGWRPWQDYSWNDSQRFVQTPKVREEWVSAGDSLWKHRVHHLYTWDTLNPLAGGMTSLPRSYRTGTSSETWFEPVVRPAAAPGLVSTRTGDRFSLRVPSFVDAAGHYTLGETTSSSAVLKRNGAVVADLPDAWQDVLTSGGDAAYRLEVATERVDEAGEWNWGTRTQTAWDFRSKTAAGEQAVALPLLQVGYDVPADLTGRVAGRAHVIGFKVQQQAGAPAPRSTALQAEVSFDEGKSWRRIAAVGAFGKYIAVVPAGKGTVSLRVSAADNAGNKVTQTVIRAYGLR; encoded by the coding sequence ATGTCCACCCCCGTGCAGAAAGCTGCCCTTTTCGCGGCTGGTCTCGCCCTGGCCGCCACGTCGAGCCTGACCGCCACCGCGGCCCCACCCGGTCCGGCCGCGCAGGCCGCGTCACCCGTTGCCGCCGGCAAGGCCCAGAAGGTCACCCTGATCACCGGTGACGTCGTCGAGATCGCCGACGCCGGTGCCGGCAAGAAGTCCGCCACCGTGCTGCCCGCCCCGGGCCGCGAGCGGGTCGCGTTCCACACCGTCGAGGTCGACGGCGGACTGCGCGTCCTGCCCAGCGACGCCGTCCCGTACATCTCGTCCGGCCTGGTCGACTCCGACCTGTTCGACGTCGAGGAGCTGCTGGCCGACGGCTACGGCGACGCGGCCACCGGCACCCTGCCGCTGATCGTGCGCTACGCCGACGGCGCCCGGATCCAGTCGCTGGCCGGTACGACGAACAACCGCCCGCTGGCGTCGATCGGCGGCGCGGCGGTGTCCGCCACCAAGGCCGAACTGCCCGGCCTGTGGGAGTCGCTCAAGCCGGCCGCCCCGACGGCCCGGTCGCTCGACCAGGGCGTGTCCAAGGTCTGGCTCGACGGCAAGGTCAAGCCGGTGCTCGACCGCAGCGTGGCGCAGATCGGCGCCCCGGCGGCCTGGCAGGCCGGGCTCGAGGGCAGCGGCATCGAGGTCGCCGTACTGGACACCGGCGTGGACGCGCACCACCCGGACCTGGCCGGCAAGGTGCAGAAGGCCGAGGACTTCTCCGGCAGCCCGACCGGCGCCGAGGACCACTTCGGCCACGGCACGCACGTCGCCGCGACCATCGCCGGCACCGGCGCGGGTGCGGGCGGGACCCGCAAGGGCGTCGCCCCGAAGGCCGACCTGCTGGTCGGCAAGGTGCTCGGCGACGACGGCAGCGGCTACGAGTCCTGGATCATCGCCGGGATGGAGTGGGCCGCCGCCGAGGGCGCGAAGGTGGTCAACATGAGCCTCGGGGGCGGCGCCACCGACGGCACCGACCCGCTCAGCCAGGCCGTGAACGACATCACCGCCGACTCGGGCACCCTGTTCGTCGTGGCCGCCGGCAACGAGGGCCAGGACCAGTCCGTCGGTACGCCCGGCGCCGCCGCCGCGGCCCTGACCGTCGGCGCCGTCGACCGCAACGACGCGCTGGCGGACTTCTCCAGCCGCGGCCCGCGGGTCGGCGACTCCGGCCTCAAGCCGGAGATCACCGCGCCGGGCGTGGACATCGTCGCCGCCCGGGCCACCGGGACCGCGATGGGCACCCCGCTGGACAACCTCTACACCGCGGCGTCCGGCACCTCGATGGCCACGCCGCACGTGGCGGGCGCCGCCGTCCTGCTGGCCCAGGCCCACCCGGACTGGACGGCGGACCGGATCAAGAACGCGCTCACCAGCACGGCCAAGACCACGCCGGACCTGAGTGTCTACGCGCAGGGCACCGGCCGGGTGGACCTCGCCCGCGCGGTCGCGCAGAAGGTCTACGCGACCGGCGTCGCCGACTTCGGCCTGACCGGTGTCGGCAGCAGCCCGACCACGCGCCCGATCACCTACCGCAACGACACCCCCGCGCCGGTCACGCTGAACCTCGCCGTCGACGTGGACAACCTGGACAGCCACCAGCCGGAGACCGACGCGTTCGGCGTGCCGGCGACCGTGACGGTTCCGGCCGGCGGCAGCGTCGACGTACCGCTGGCGCTCGACCCGGCGAAGCTGGAGCGCGGCCTGTTCAGCGGCTGGCTCGTGGCCACCGGTCCGAACGGTGTCAGCGTTCGGACCGCGGTCGGCAGCCTCAAGGCCGGCCCGACCCACCAGGTCAGGCTGCGCGCGGTCGGCCTGGACGGTCAGCCGACCGGCGTCCCGGTGATCTCGCTGTACGGCGACAACCCGCGCTCCGACACGCTCGCCTGGCTCGACGACGGCCAGACGCTCACCGCGCAGGTCGAGGAAGGGACCTACCTGCTGCACTCGCTGGTCGAGAACAACGACCCGCAGGACGAGAAGGTCAGCCTGTTCACCGACCCGAACATCGTCGTGGACCGCGACCGGGAGATCGTCATCGACGCCCGGAAGGCGGCGCCGATCACCATCCACACCCCGAAGCCGTCCGAGCAGCGGGCGGTGCTCAGCTACTACGTGCACCGCGAGTACCCGAACGGCCGCAAGGTCAGCCACGGCGTTATGCACTTCAGCACCGTCAGCCAGGTGCTGGTCACGCCGACGCGGCCGGTGAAGGGCGGCAGCTTCGAGTTCGCGTCGCGCTGGCAGTTGGTCGCGCCGCTGGTGCAGGCCTCCGTGCAGGGGGTGTCCGGCCCGCTGGACATCAATCTGCTGCACCGTTCGCCGTCGTACGAGGGCAGGAAGCGGTTCAGCCTCGTCGCCGCCGGTCCCGACCTGCGCGGGGTCAAGGGTGCGATCGCGGTGCTCGAGTCCAGCGAGGACGGCTGGGGCAACGGCAGTGAGCAGGACCAGATCGCCGAGGCGGCGAAGGCCGGCGCGGCCGGCGTCATCCTCGTCCGGCCAGCGGACTGGTCGGCCTGGACGGTCTGGGTCCCGACCGGTGAGCGTGAGCCGATCCCGGCCATGGTCACCACGCAGCGCGACGGCGCCAGGCTGGTCAACCGGGCCAAGGCGGGCCGGGCCACGATCGACCTGACCCTGACCACGTCCAGCCCGTACCTGTACGACGTGTTCCAGGTCTCGGCCGGCCACATCCCAGCGAAGATCGACCACCGGGTGACCACCGCGAACAGCGCGCGGATCAGCACCTCGTACGCCGACAACGGCGGCTTCGGCTGGGCCAAGGAGCAGCGGTTCGGCTGGCGTCCGTGGCAGGACTACAGCTGGAACGACTCCCAGCGATTCGTGCAGACGCCCAAGGTCCGTGAGGAGTGGGTGAGCGCGGGTGACTCGCTCTGGAAGCACCGGGTGCACCATCTGTACACCTGGGACACGCTGAACCCGCTGGCCGGTGGCATGACGAGCCTGCCGCGTTCGTACCGGACGGGGACGTCCAGCGAAACCTGGTTCGAGCCCGTGGTCCGTCCGGCGGCTGCACCGGGGTTGGTGTCGACGCGGACCGGCGACCGGTTCTCGCTGCGGGTCCCGTCGTTCGTGGACGCGGCCGGGCACTACACGCTCGGTGAGACCACCTCGTCGTCCGCGGTACTGAAGCGGAACGGCGCGGTCGTCGCGGACCTGCCGGACGCGTGGCAGGACGTGCTGACCAGCGGCGGCGACGCGGCGTACCGGCTGGAGGTGGCAACCGAGCGGGTCGACGAGGCGGGCGAGTGGAACTGGGGGACCAGGACCCAGACCGCCTGGGACTTCCGGTCGAAGACGGCCGCGGGTGAGCAAGCCGTCGCGCTGCCGCTGCTGCAGGTCGGGTACGACGTACCGGCTGATCTGACCGGGCGAGTTGCCGGCCGGGCGCATGTGATCGGCTTCAAGGTTCAGCAGCAGGCGGGTGCTCCGGCGCCGCGGTCGACCGCGCTGCAGGCCGAGGTGTCGTTCGACGAGGGCAAGAGCTGGCGGCGGATCGCCGCAGTCGGGGCCTTCGGCAAGTACATCGCCGTCGTACCGGCCGGCAAGGGCACGGTGTCGCTGCGGGTCTCGGCCGCCGACAACGCCGGCAACAAGGTCACCCAGACGGTGATCCGGGCCTACGGCCTGAGGTAG
- a CDS encoding FhaA domain-containing protein, producing the protein MRPLQRFERRLEGIVSGVFARAFKGDVEPIELAAALKREIDNTARILSRDRRLVPNHFTIELGPEDFERLNAYGRTLNHELANELRDHADIQRYTFSGPIEIELTQQDDLPTGKFRVVSATVGTPARPRPQTPPPPLDPYDDGRTQPQSAPVPPPPPPPARRGHPQVMLEVNGRRRPVNPPGVVLGRGTDADIQINDPGVSRRHAEIRLMPEGPGGVRVVLVDLGSTNGTLVNGRRAAEAELTDGSTVRIGNTTMTLRLADEPIAQPPSSGW; encoded by the coding sequence GTGCGACCGCTGCAGCGCTTCGAACGACGCCTGGAGGGCATCGTGAGTGGTGTCTTCGCGCGCGCGTTCAAGGGTGACGTGGAGCCGATCGAACTGGCCGCCGCCCTCAAGCGTGAGATCGACAACACCGCGCGGATCCTGTCCAGGGACCGCCGGCTGGTGCCGAACCACTTCACGATCGAGCTCGGCCCGGAGGACTTCGAGCGGCTGAACGCCTACGGCCGCACCCTGAACCACGAGCTCGCCAACGAGCTCCGCGACCACGCCGACATCCAGCGCTACACCTTCTCCGGACCGATCGAGATCGAGTTGACCCAGCAGGACGACCTGCCGACCGGCAAGTTCCGTGTCGTCAGCGCCACCGTCGGGACGCCCGCGCGGCCCCGCCCCCAGACGCCGCCCCCGCCGCTCGACCCGTACGACGACGGCCGGACCCAGCCGCAGAGCGCGCCGGTGCCCCCGCCGCCACCGCCGCCGGCCCGTCGCGGTCACCCGCAGGTGATGCTCGAGGTGAACGGCCGCCGCCGGCCGGTCAACCCGCCGGGCGTCGTGCTCGGCCGCGGCACCGACGCCGACATCCAGATCAACGACCCGGGGGTGTCCCGGCGGCACGCCGAGATCCGGCTGATGCCGGAGGGCCCCGGCGGTGTCCGGGTGGTGCTGGTCGATCTCGGGTCCACCAACGGCACGCTGGTGAACGGCCGCCGGGCGGCCGAGGCCGAGCTGACCGACGGATCGACCGTGCGGATCGGGAACACCACGATGACGCTGCGCCTGGCGGACGAGCCGATCGCCCAGCCACCCAGCAGCGGGTGGTGA